A single genomic interval of Flavihumibacter rivuli harbors:
- the nagA gene encoding N-acetylglucosamine-6-phosphate deacetylase yields the protein MSLLTRFTNGRVFTGEHFVEADVWVEADRIISLGTRPESALQVKPIDLQGDSLVPAFIDLQIYGGNGELFGEHPSIASLRKTVEYSVAGGATFIQPTVATNTNEIVFSAIDAIREYWKAGGKGVAGLHLEGPFLNPLRRGAHAVDCIQTPDPANIRTILEYGKGVVTMMTIAPELFSEEALQVIQEYNLKLSIGHSNATYAQANQAFSSGIPTCTHLFNAMSPLHHREPGLPGAILDHATACSSIVPDGFHVDWPMVRLASKLMQERLFIITDAVTANPTGNYPHVLKEDRYVLPDGTLSGSALTMLSSVRNCIHKAGIAEHLVLQMASLIPARVMGWDHERGRIRKDYRAELLRLDHNWELKGIYSNGEWQELI from the coding sequence ATGAGTCTACTTACCAGGTTTACCAATGGAAGGGTCTTTACCGGAGAACATTTTGTAGAAGCAGATGTATGGGTAGAAGCCGACAGAATTATATCCCTCGGAACAAGGCCGGAGTCTGCCCTGCAGGTAAAGCCAATCGACCTTCAGGGTGACAGCCTGGTCCCTGCTTTTATTGACCTGCAGATCTATGGTGGAAACGGGGAATTGTTTGGGGAGCATCCATCGATTGCCTCCCTCAGGAAAACGGTGGAGTATTCCGTTGCTGGTGGTGCTACCTTCATTCAGCCCACGGTTGCGACCAACACCAATGAAATCGTATTTAGTGCAATAGATGCGATCAGGGAGTATTGGAAAGCGGGAGGTAAAGGTGTTGCAGGGCTTCACCTGGAAGGGCCCTTCCTCAATCCCTTGCGCCGCGGGGCCCATGCTGTGGATTGCATCCAAACACCGGATCCAGCGAATATCAGGACCATCCTTGAGTATGGCAAGGGGGTGGTTACCATGATGACCATTGCCCCTGAATTGTTTTCGGAAGAAGCACTGCAGGTAATACAGGAATACAACCTGAAACTCTCGATAGGCCATAGCAATGCCACCTATGCCCAGGCCAACCAGGCATTTTCATCAGGTATCCCAACCTGTACCCATTTGTTCAATGCCATGTCACCCCTTCACCACCGCGAGCCCGGGTTGCCTGGAGCAATCCTTGACCACGCAACCGCCTGCTCCAGCATTGTTCCCGATGGCTTTCATGTGGATTGGCCGATGGTCAGGCTGGCCAGTAAACTAATGCAGGAGCGCTTGTTCATCATTACCGATGCAGTCACCGCCAATCCTACCGGCAATTATCCCCATGTATTGAAGGAAGACCGTTATGTTCTACCGGATGGAACCCTATCAGGTTCGGCATTGACCATGCTTTCTTCCGTGAGGAATTGCATACATAAGGCAGGGATCGCTGAACACCTGGTCTTACAAATGGCATCCCTTATACCGGCAAGGGTAATGGGTTGGGACCATGAGCGTGGCCGTATCCGGAAAGATTACCGGGCCGAGCTTCTTCGACTGGATCATAACTGGGAACTGAAGGGCATTTACAGCAACGGGGAATGGCAGGAATTAATTTGA
- a CDS encoding nitrilase family protein has product MSTLHITTIQTSLFWEDKSANLLMLEEKIRGVKEKMEVVVLPEMFSTGFSMQPAKLAETMDGPTMSWMKRVAAENRIILTGSIIIREGDAFYNRLVWMLPNGTYGSYDKRHLFGFAGEDQHYAQGTKRFIASVKGWKINLQVCYDLRFPVWARQQQNSAEDEVSLLPEYDVLINVANWPERRSHAWRTLLTARAIENQCFVVGVNRVGKDGNDIYHSGDSMVLNPMGEVIYHKAHEEEVHTVVLEKKELEETRARFPFLKDADQFAILEQ; this is encoded by the coding sequence ATGTCAACACTGCATATCACCACTATACAAACCAGCCTTTTTTGGGAAGACAAGTCTGCCAACCTTCTTATGCTGGAAGAAAAGATCAGGGGAGTGAAGGAAAAGATGGAAGTGGTGGTTTTACCGGAAATGTTCAGTACCGGATTCAGTATGCAACCTGCTAAGCTCGCCGAAACCATGGATGGGCCAACCATGTCCTGGATGAAACGGGTGGCCGCCGAAAATCGCATAATCCTTACCGGTAGTATCATCATCCGGGAAGGGGATGCATTCTATAATCGCCTGGTATGGATGCTACCGAATGGAACTTACGGTTCTTACGATAAAAGGCATCTCTTCGGCTTTGCAGGTGAAGACCAGCACTATGCCCAGGGCACCAAACGATTCATTGCTTCCGTAAAAGGTTGGAAGATCAACCTGCAGGTTTGTTACGACCTCCGCTTTCCCGTATGGGCCAGGCAGCAACAGAATAGTGCGGAGGATGAAGTTAGCCTTCTCCCTGAATATGATGTGCTGATCAATGTGGCCAACTGGCCGGAACGAAGGAGCCATGCCTGGCGAACCCTTCTAACAGCCAGGGCGATAGAGAACCAGTGCTTTGTGGTTGGGGTGAACAGGGTCGGCAAAGATGGAAATGATATCTACCATAGCGGCGACAGTATGGTGCTCAACCCGATGGGTGAGGTCATTTACCACAAGGCCCATGAAGAAGAAGTGCACACGGTTGTTTTGGAAAAGAAGGAATTGGAAGAAACCAGGGCCAGGTTTCCATTCCTGAAAGATGCGGACCAATTTGCCATCCTCGAACAATAA
- a CDS encoding regulatory protein RecX gives MAFSRTYTPEQALQKARHYCAYQERCHQEVKEKLYGYGLRKQETEQLIARLIEEDYLNEERYALAFAGGKSRIKNWGRGRISMELKQRQVSEYCIRKALASIPEEDYLTRLDKLAESKWESLAGEEDRMARLRKFQDYLLRKGYEWELVQKQINKYRKP, from the coding sequence ATGGCATTTTCCCGAACCTATACACCAGAACAGGCATTGCAGAAAGCGAGGCATTATTGTGCCTACCAGGAACGTTGTCACCAGGAGGTGAAGGAGAAATTGTATGGTTATGGCCTGCGAAAACAGGAAACGGAACAGCTCATTGCCCGGTTGATCGAGGAAGATTACCTGAATGAGGAACGCTATGCCCTTGCTTTTGCAGGGGGTAAGTCCAGGATCAAAAACTGGGGCCGCGGCAGGATATCCATGGAGCTCAAGCAGCGGCAGGTCAGTGAGTATTGCATCCGGAAAGCCCTTGCCTCCATACCGGAGGAAGATTACCTTACCAGGCTGGATAAACTCGCGGAATCAAAATGGGAGTCGCTGGCGGGGGAGGAAGACCGGATGGCGAGGCTCAGGAAATTCCAGGACTACCTCTTAAGGAAAGGGTATGAATGGGAACTGGTGCAGAAACAGATAAATAAGTACCGGAAGCCGTGA
- the dnaN gene encoding DNA polymerase III subunit beta, with product MKFIVSSSALLKQLQQISGVINANTVLPILEDFLFEIDKNKLTVVATDLETVMRVQMEIEAKDSGKVCIPAKILIDSLKNIPDQPLTFNIDKNFGIEITSDNGKYKVMGENPDNFPKEPAADDTTSFDMTSGALVTAINKTLFAVSSDDLRPAMTGVFFELDPNHVQFVATDAHRLVRYKRTEVKCPKADSFIVPKKPLNILKSALPDNEDEITVSYNSNHLFVTHGNTQMSCRLIDARFPDYKVVIPADNPYKMIVSKSDFQGALRRVSVFSNKSTNQVVLNITGSELQLAAQDIDFSFEGNERMKCQYDGEDLQIAFNAKFLIEMLNAAESDEVRMELSTPTKAGIIRPMESDPNEDLLMLVMPLMLNQ from the coding sequence ATGAAGTTTATCGTTTCGTCATCGGCTTTGTTGAAACAGCTCCAGCAGATCAGTGGTGTAATCAACGCCAACACGGTGTTGCCCATTCTTGAAGATTTCCTGTTTGAGATCGATAAGAACAAGCTTACCGTTGTGGCTACCGACCTTGAAACGGTGATGAGGGTACAAATGGAAATCGAAGCAAAGGACAGCGGAAAGGTTTGTATCCCTGCAAAGATCCTGATCGACTCACTGAAGAATATCCCCGACCAGCCGCTTACTTTTAATATCGACAAGAATTTTGGTATCGAGATCACCAGCGATAACGGTAAGTACAAGGTGATGGGTGAGAACCCCGATAATTTCCCCAAGGAGCCGGCTGCAGATGACACCACTTCATTCGATATGACCAGTGGTGCCCTGGTGACGGCCATCAATAAGACCCTTTTTGCGGTAAGCAGCGATGACCTGCGTCCTGCCATGACAGGTGTGTTCTTTGAACTGGATCCCAACCATGTGCAGTTTGTGGCCACGGATGCGCACAGGCTGGTACGTTACAAGAGAACTGAAGTGAAATGCCCCAAGGCAGATTCCTTTATCGTTCCCAAGAAACCCCTGAACATCCTGAAAAGCGCACTCCCTGATAACGAGGACGAGATCACTGTTTCCTATAATTCCAACCACCTGTTTGTAACCCATGGGAACACCCAGATGAGCTGTAGGCTGATCGATGCCCGTTTCCCTGATTATAAAGTGGTGATCCCAGCGGATAATCCTTATAAGATGATCGTTTCCAAAAGCGATTTCCAGGGAGCGCTTCGCCGCGTTAGCGTTTTCAGTAACAAGAGCACCAACCAGGTAGTACTCAATATCACCGGCAGCGAATTGCAACTGGCCGCCCAGGACATTGACTTCAGCTTTGAAGGTAATGAGCGCATGAAGTGCCAGTATGACGGTGAAGACCTGCAGATCGCCTTCAACGCAAAGTTCCTGATAGAAATGCTGAATGCAGCAGAAAGCGATGAAGTGAGGATGGAATTGTCCACACCAACCAAGGCCGGTATCATCAGGCCAATGGAAAGTGATCCGAATGAGGATCTCCTGATGCTGGTAATGCCATTGATGCTGAACCAATAA
- a CDS encoding putative signal transducing protein produces the protein MQFIQLGSFDNYLEANMRLNLLKDAGINCYLKDEYTITIDPLLSPAIGGMKLMVVEEDVEWANEVLSKADQAALGSIPCPDCGQHTLEKILILEKEEGWLSRILHKINGSSPVTALKYGYRCKSCGKSYDHLPA, from the coding sequence ATGCAATTCATCCAGCTCGGTTCCTTTGATAATTACCTTGAAGCCAATATGCGGCTTAACCTCCTGAAGGATGCAGGGATCAATTGTTACCTGAAGGATGAGTACACCATTACCATTGATCCATTATTGAGCCCGGCGATCGGCGGGATGAAACTGATGGTGGTCGAAGAGGATGTTGAATGGGCGAATGAAGTCCTCAGTAAGGCAGACCAGGCGGCATTGGGATCCATCCCTTGTCCCGATTGTGGTCAGCATACACTAGAAAAAATACTGATCCTTGAAAAAGAGGAAGGATGGCTATCCCGTATCCTCCATAAAATCAACGGCTCCAGTCCGGTCACAGCATTAAAGTATGGTTACCGTTGCAAGTCATGCGGTAAGTCTTACGACCATTTACCCGCATGA
- a CDS encoding sterol desaturase family protein, with protein MERFMEFWTTISSGNRVAILMGGMLFFWMLEGYYPLFRFSFKRLKHAGFNLVFLATTLVLNLIFGMVTIKVCQWTTDHDFGLFNWVTMPLVLEIFLALLFMDLFGQYIPHWLMHKVKFMWKFHMIHHSDTKVDVTTGTRHHPGEWLFRETTAILGIFCLGLPVGLYFLYRSTSALFTHFNHANIRVPLWLDKPISWLFVSPNMHKAHHHFERPLTDTNYGNIFSVWDRLFGTFAYADPRTLRYGLDVLDDSTDQDLMYQLKLPFDKTVKTDY; from the coding sequence ATGGAAAGATTCATGGAGTTCTGGACCACTATTTCTTCGGGCAACAGGGTCGCCATCCTGATGGGGGGTATGTTGTTCTTCTGGATGCTGGAAGGCTATTATCCCCTTTTCCGGTTTTCTTTTAAAAGGCTGAAGCATGCCGGTTTTAACCTGGTCTTCCTCGCGACCACCCTTGTTCTAAACCTCATTTTTGGTATGGTCACAATCAAGGTTTGCCAATGGACAACCGACCATGATTTTGGCCTCTTCAACTGGGTCACCATGCCCCTGGTCCTCGAAATTTTCCTTGCCCTTTTATTCATGGACCTTTTCGGCCAATATATCCCCCACTGGTTAATGCATAAGGTTAAGTTCATGTGGAAATTCCATATGATCCACCATAGTGATACCAAGGTTGATGTAACCACAGGTACCAGGCACCATCCAGGGGAATGGTTGTTCCGTGAAACCACTGCCATCCTAGGTATCTTCTGCCTCGGATTGCCTGTTGGACTCTATTTCCTGTACAGGAGTACCTCCGCTTTGTTTACCCATTTCAACCATGCCAATATCAGGGTGCCGCTCTGGCTGGATAAACCCATCAGCTGGTTATTCGTTTCACCCAACATGCATAAGGCACATCACCATTTTGAAAGACCATTGACCGATACCAACTACGGTAATATCTTTTCCGTTTGGGACAGGTTGTTCGGCACATTTGCCTATGCTGATCCCAGGACCCTGAGGTATGGGTTGGATGTGCTGGATGACAGTACCGACCAGGACCTGATGTACCAGCTGAAACTACCCTTTGATAAAACAGTAAAAACAGATTATTAG
- the kdsB gene encoding 3-deoxy-manno-octulosonate cytidylyltransferase — MKKVAMIPARYAATRFHAKLMQQLGDKTVIRHTYDNTVATGLFDEVWVVTDSDIIYEEIVNNGGKAKMSQREHESGSDRIAEAVVDMDVDIVVNVQGDTPFVKKEPLAALLDVFNDASVQVASLMQELKEPQFIEDPNYVKVVVDRNMNSLFFSRSVVPYPRNKEMAITYYEHIGVYAFRKQALLNFTQWPMTPLEAAEKIECLRYLEYGVPLKMVLTDYMGVEIDTPEDIEKALKLL; from the coding sequence ATGAAAAAAGTTGCGATGATACCCGCCCGTTACGCGGCAACGCGGTTCCATGCGAAACTGATGCAACAACTGGGCGATAAGACCGTGATCCGCCATACCTATGATAATACGGTTGCCACAGGTTTATTTGATGAGGTTTGGGTGGTTACGGATAGTGATATCATTTACGAGGAGATCGTGAATAATGGCGGAAAGGCAAAGATGAGCCAGCGGGAACATGAAAGTGGTAGTGACCGCATTGCAGAAGCTGTGGTGGATATGGATGTTGATATAGTAGTGAATGTTCAGGGCGATACCCCATTTGTAAAAAAAGAACCATTGGCCGCATTGCTGGATGTTTTCAATGATGCTTCCGTACAGGTAGCCTCACTGATGCAGGAATTAAAGGAACCACAATTCATCGAAGACCCCAACTATGTAAAGGTGGTGGTGGACAGGAATATGAATTCACTTTTCTTCAGCAGGAGTGTTGTTCCCTATCCACGCAACAAGGAAATGGCTATTACCTACTATGAGCATATTGGTGTTTATGCATTTCGCAAGCAGGCCTTGCTGAATTTCACCCAATGGCCGATGACCCCATTGGAAGCGGCTGAGAAAATTGAATGCCTGCGCTACCTGGAATACGGGGTTCCCTTAAAGATGGTGCTTACAGATTATATGGGGGTGGAAATTGATACCCCTGAAGATATTGAGAAGGCCTTGAAGCTGCTATAA
- a CDS encoding DUF2480 family protein → MSDVIVNKVAESGLVTLDLETFYPKEEIVVFDLKEYLFMGLILKEKDFREAMKQLDWTVYQDKLVAVTCSADAIIPVWAYMLVASNLQPFAKDVYLGSAEELLKERFLQNIRQIDTHSLEDKRVVVKGCGDTPIGEYAYLEVTKLLRPVAKTIMYGEPCSTVPVYKKK, encoded by the coding sequence ATGAGTGATGTGATCGTGAATAAGGTTGCTGAAAGCGGATTGGTCACGCTGGACCTGGAAACTTTTTACCCTAAGGAAGAGATCGTTGTCTTTGATCTTAAGGAATACCTGTTCATGGGACTGATCCTGAAAGAAAAGGATTTCAGGGAAGCCATGAAACAATTGGACTGGACTGTTTACCAGGATAAACTGGTGGCGGTTACCTGTTCGGCTGATGCCATCATTCCCGTATGGGCCTACATGCTGGTAGCATCCAACCTGCAACCATTTGCCAAGGATGTTTACCTGGGCAGTGCTGAGGAATTATTGAAGGAACGTTTTCTCCAGAATATCAGGCAAATTGATACCCATTCCCTCGAAGACAAGAGGGTGGTAGTGAAGGGCTGTGGTGATACCCCGATTGGAGAGTATGCCTATCTGGAAGTAACAAAATTATTGCGACCGGTGGCCAAGACCATTATGTATGGTGAACCGTGTAGCACAGTTCCTGTCTATAAAAAGAAATAA
- a CDS encoding peptidylprolyl isomerase: MSIIQQIRDKAAWLVFGVIALSLLGFLLMDAFVGRGGRGLFGGNSTTIGTVNGEKLDYVEFQKRVQMAEEQYQQSGYPMNEMMRQNVQEQVWNQFIEENVLQEQYGKLGLSVTPKELDDILFGANPPQDLRQQFTNEQGVYDANAAKAAIANLRKQKDNPLAENFNNVYLPALVDARLREKYASLLGNSYYIPKWMMEKMNADNNQMASMSFVGIPYATISDSAAEVKVSDSDIESYINKRKEEFKQEPSRSIAYVVFSAAPTAADTAATRQGLENLRNDFLASNDPAAFLTRNNSDIPYFDAYVLKSKLQVPNADTIRSLADGSVYGPYLDGGSYVLAKMIGKRSIPDSVKCRHILVSTQANTDSVAKLRIDSIAAAIKGGADFASLASKYSEDPGSKDKGGEYEFSSQQFGNLAKEFAETIFYGTTGEKKVVKTSFGYHYIEVLNQKNIELGYKVAYLSRAILPSVETENTASGAANQFSGESRSAKAFEDNITKRKLNKLIASDVKPNDVMVPGLGASRQLVRWMNEAKVGDVSEPINIDDKYVVALLTEANKEGVISAAKARPQVEFVIRNQKKAELIRKKIGNANTLEAIAAANQQTVLRSDSVRFNSPFIPNVGQEPKVIGAAFNKDNKAKISAPVAGNSGVFVIKVDNVSAMPDAGINLDEQRKAMMNQLRQMGGFRSMEALRKSAVVKDDRAKFF, encoded by the coding sequence ATGTCAATCATTCAGCAAATCAGGGACAAAGCAGCGTGGCTGGTATTTGGCGTAATTGCGCTGAGCTTATTGGGATTCCTGTTAATGGACGCTTTTGTAGGTAGGGGCGGCCGTGGGCTTTTCGGTGGAAACAGCACCACTATCGGAACTGTTAATGGAGAAAAGCTGGACTATGTAGAATTTCAGAAAAGGGTGCAAATGGCTGAGGAGCAATACCAGCAAAGCGGTTATCCCATGAATGAAATGATGCGCCAGAATGTGCAGGAGCAGGTTTGGAACCAATTCATTGAAGAGAATGTTCTGCAAGAGCAATATGGTAAGCTTGGCTTATCAGTGACTCCTAAGGAACTGGATGATATTTTGTTTGGTGCTAATCCTCCGCAGGACCTGCGTCAGCAATTCACCAATGAGCAGGGCGTGTACGATGCCAATGCTGCAAAAGCCGCTATCGCCAACTTGCGCAAGCAAAAGGATAATCCCCTTGCTGAAAATTTCAATAACGTTTACCTGCCTGCCCTGGTAGATGCCAGGTTGAGGGAGAAATATGCTTCCTTACTGGGTAATAGTTATTATATACCCAAGTGGATGATGGAGAAAATGAATGCCGACAATAACCAAATGGCCTCCATGAGTTTTGTTGGTATTCCCTATGCTACCATCAGTGATAGCGCTGCTGAGGTAAAGGTATCTGATAGTGATATTGAATCCTATATCAATAAAAGGAAGGAAGAATTCAAGCAGGAACCCAGCAGGAGCATTGCCTATGTAGTATTCAGTGCTGCACCTACTGCTGCCGATACTGCAGCTACCCGCCAGGGACTGGAAAACCTGCGCAACGATTTCCTTGCCAGCAACGATCCAGCAGCTTTCCTGACAAGGAACAACAGTGACATCCCATACTTTGATGCATATGTGTTGAAATCAAAACTCCAGGTTCCAAATGCTGATACCATCCGCAGCCTGGCTGATGGTTCTGTTTACGGACCTTACCTGGATGGTGGTTCTTATGTACTGGCTAAAATGATTGGCAAGCGTTCTATCCCTGATAGCGTAAAATGCCGTCACATCCTGGTAAGCACACAAGCCAATACTGACAGTGTTGCCAAGCTCAGGATCGATAGCATTGCTGCTGCCATTAAAGGTGGTGCTGATTTTGCTTCACTCGCATCCAAGTACAGTGAAGATCCGGGAAGCAAGGATAAGGGTGGTGAATATGAATTCAGCTCCCAGCAATTCGGCAACCTTGCAAAGGAATTCGCTGAAACCATTTTCTATGGTACCACCGGTGAAAAGAAAGTTGTGAAGACTAGTTTTGGTTACCATTATATAGAGGTGCTTAACCAGAAGAATATTGAATTGGGATATAAGGTGGCTTACCTGTCCCGCGCCATCCTGCCCAGTGTGGAAACTGAGAACACTGCTTCAGGTGCTGCTAACCAGTTCTCCGGTGAAAGCCGCAGCGCCAAGGCATTTGAAGACAATATTACCAAGCGCAAACTGAATAAGCTGATCGCTTCAGATGTTAAGCCCAATGATGTAATGGTTCCGGGATTGGGTGCCAGCCGTCAATTGGTGCGCTGGATGAATGAGGCGAAAGTGGGTGATGTTTCTGAACCCATCAATATTGATGACAAGTATGTGGTTGCCTTATTGACCGAAGCGAATAAAGAAGGTGTTATCAGTGCTGCCAAGGCACGCCCACAGGTTGAGTTCGTGATCCGCAACCAGAAGAAGGCGGAACTGATTCGTAAGAAGATCGGGAATGCCAATACACTGGAAGCCATTGCAGCTGCCAACCAACAAACCGTTCTCAGGTCAGATTCCGTTCGCTTTAACTCTCCATTTATTCCCAATGTAGGCCAGGAACCCAAAGTGATCGGCGCTGCTTTCAACAAGGACAACAAAGCAAAGATTTCTGCTCCCGTGGCCGGAAACTCAGGTGTATTTGTGATCAAGGTGGATAACGTGAGCGCCATGCCTGACGCCGGCATCAATCTTGATGAGCAGCGTAAGGCCATGATGAACCAGTTGCGCCAGATGGGTGGATTCCGTTCTATGGAAGCCCTGCGCAAATCAGCTGTGGTGAAGGACGACCGTGCGAAATTCTTCTAA